The following is a genomic window from Dermatophilaceae bacterium Soc4.6.
GCCATCAGACGTTGACGCCGAAGTCGCGGGCGATGCCCGCGAGCCCCTCGGCGTAGCCCTGGCCCACGGCGCGGAACTTCCACTCCGTCGCGTTGCGGTAGAGCTCGCCGAAGACCATGGCCGTCTCGGTGGAGGCGTCCTCGCTGAGGTCGTAGCGGGCGAGCTCGGCGCCGTTGCTCTGGTCGACGACGCGGATGAAGGCGTTTTGCACCTGCCCGAAGGACTGGCTGCGGGTGGCGGCGTCGTAGATCGACACCGGGAAGACGATCTTCTCCACGGCGGAGGAGACCCCGCTGAGGTTGACCTTGATGGCCTCGTCGTCGCCCTCGCCGGCTCCGGTCAGGTTGTCGCCGGTGTGCTCGACCGACCCGTCGGGTGAGGTGAGGTTGTTGAAGAAGACGAAGTGCTGGTCGTCGACGGCCTTGCCCGCGGTGTTGAGCAGGATCGCGCTGGCGTCGAGGTCGAAGTCGGTGCCGGTCGTGGTGCGCACGTCCCACCCGAGACCGACGGTGACCGCGGTCAGGCCGGGAGCGAGCTTGGTGAGGCTGACGTTTCCGCCCTTGGTCAGGCTGACTGACATGAGTGCTTCCTCCAGAGATGGTGCGTCCGGGGTTGGCACCCCGGGCGGCGATCGGTTCCCCCACATGGGAGGAGTGGCAATACTGTCTGTACGAAGCCTGTCAACGCACGACCGTCCGTCGACGTGCCCGTCATGACACTCTGCCACGCAACCAGACCGCGATCTCCTCACCGGCCCGCACGCCGACCGACGAGGTCACCTCGACGTGCGGGCGGATCCACCCCGCGTCGGCCAGCTCGCCGTGCCGGGGCCGGATCGCCGCCGACGCCCACTCGAGCAGGTCGGCGTCGAGCAGGGAGTCACCGGCGGCGACGGCACGCCCGGCCCCCGTCCGCTGCATCACCTCGTCGGCTGCGGACGACTTCGTGAGCGGGGTGGGCACGACGTAGAGCTTGCGGCCCTGCAGGGAGACCCCCCACCCGTGCCGCGCGGCCTCCCCCTCGAGCTGCTCGAGCCACGCCGCGGGCAACCGGTCCCGGTCGACGACGAGGTAGCAGAACAGGTCGTCGGCGACCCGCACCCGCTCGACGAACGCTGGCTCGGCTGTTGCCTGGGCGACGAGCCGGGTGACCTCGCCCAGCACTTCGGGCAGCGGCGCGCTGCCCGAGCCGAGTCGTCGTACGACGTCCTGGTGGTGGTCGTCGTCGACCACGCCGTCGACGAGCAGGTGACCGCCGTTGGCGCAGATCGCGTAGCGCGGTGCGGGTCCGGGCAGCCGCACCCGGAGGAACTGCTCGACCGTGCGGGTCGTCGTGGGCACGAGCCGGCCCGTGGCGGCCAGGTCGACGAGGATGGGGACGGCGCGGTCGGTGACGAACGACTGCGGGGTACCGTCGTAGACCTCGACGCAGGTCGTCGTCGACGTCGGCGGGTCAGCGAGCGCGCCGAGGGCGTCGACCGCCGACCGGGAGTAGATGAGGGTGCGGTCGAGGTCGCTGAAGGCGACCGTCCCCGCGCTGGCCGGGGTGGTCACGCCGTCGGGGCCGTGCGGGGCCGGATGAGACCGACGCAGGTGAAGGGCAGGCCGGGCACCGGCACGATCTCCACGCCGCGCTGCCGGGCCAGCAGCAGCACGTGCGCCAGCTCGCCGTCCTCGGCCAAGGCGTCCGGGCGCACGAGCACCTTCCACGGCACCCGTCGCAGCAGCACCCGGGTCGTCTCACCGACACCCGGCTTGACGAGGTTGACGTCGTCGATGCCGTAGCGAGCGCTGATCTGCTCGACGCTGGCCCACCCGGTCCACCTCGGCGCCTCCACCGGCAGCGGCTGGGCCGCGGCGGCAGCCACCGCCGCGGCCACCCCGGCGAACTCGGCGGTGACCGCGTCGAGGAAGGTCGCCGACACGTCGGCGGGCGCCAGCTCGGCGTAGAACTTCGCCCCGTGGAAGTCGTCCGGCCCGATGAGGTCGGCGTTGAGCACGGTGCGCGAGACGAGACCGGAGACCGTGGAGTTGAGGCACGCCGACGGGATGAGGTAGTCCTCGCGGGTGCCGTGCAGCCGCACGCACTCCCCCGGGTCGGCGAGCACGGCCAGGTCGGGTGAGAAGCGTGTGCCGAGAACGGTGTTGACCGCCCGCACCGACGCAGCGAGCTCGCGGGTGATCGCACCCTTGCCGGTCCAGCCGTCGACGAAGGCGATGTCGGCCGGGTCGTGGTGCTCGCGCAGGTGGCGCAGCGCCACCTCGTCGATGCCGCGGCCCCGCACGATCGACAGGGTGTAGTGGGCCGGGTCGAGGCCGTGCGACGCCTGCGCCCACCGGCGCATCAGCACGCCGACGGGCGTGCCCGCCCGGGCCAGGGACGCGAGCACGACCCGGTCGCCGCGCTCCTGCAGCACGCGCTCGGTCACGAGGCCCACGGCATACGCGACCTTGGCGGCGGAGCGGCTGAGGGCCTGCGTGAAGAGCTGCTGGTAGTCCTCGCTGGGCTGGTACTCGATCGGCAGCGACTCGGCGTAGTGCGCCTGGCCGCGCTGGATGGCCTCCTCGCGCTCGTGCGTGGGGGCCTCGAGCGGCACGTGCGACAGGTCCGTCAGGAGCCACGCGACCTCGTCGGCGCGGTAGGAGCCGAAGGCCGGGCCGGTCAGGGGCGCCGGGGTCACGCGGGGACCCCCACGGGGTCGTGTTGCGGCAGGACGACGAGCACGACGCGGTCGGCCGCCCGGGCCAGCTGGGGCACGAGCCCGCCGGGAGCGGTCAGCTCGGGCCGGTCGCCCCGGGCGTCGACCACGAGCACCACGACGTCGAAGCGGTCAGCGGGGTCCGAGGCGGGCGCCGAGATGTTGTAGGCGTAGCGGGTGGCCGGGCCACCGGCGGGGTCGTCGTGGGCCGGGAAGGTCAGGGCGGAGCGCACGGGGTAGCCGGGGTCGTCGACGACGAGGATCGGTGAGCTCGTGGTCGTCGACGAGGTGACGACCGCCCCGTCGGGCCCCGCGAGCTCGAGCGCGAGGGCCTGTGCGAGGCGCAGCGGCGCATACATCAGCTCTTCGAAGCCGAGCACGTGGACCCGGCGGCCCGGGCCGCACGCCGTCGCGACCTCTCCGGCGAGCGCCGTGACGGCCGCCTCGAGGGCGGCGCGGTCGCCCGGGAGGAAGCCGTGACGCCCACCCTCCTTCACGTCGGGTCCCCAGGCCGCGGCCCGCGGGACCACGCGCACGACGTCGCCCGTCAGGCCGCCGCGGGGAGGCGGGCTCGCGCAGATCGACTCCTGCGCCGTGACCACCCGCTCCCCCCGGGCCAGCACGTCGGGCGGCAGGTCGATCGAGCCGGTCGCGAGCGCCACCACGTCGACCGCGGCGCCGAGGCTGGCCGTCTCGGCGGTCATGCGCTCACGGTCGGCCAGCGAGCGCAGGTCGACCAGACTGGCCAGCACGTAGTGAGCCCGCGGGTGGGTCTGCTGGAGCGCGGCGATCGTCTGCAGCGCCGTCGAGCCGGTGGAGATCTCGTCGTCGACGAGCACGAGGGGGCCGTCGCCCTCGAGGGCCGACAGCAGCTGGGGGTCGACCGGCAGGAGCAGGTGGTCGGCCGCGTGGCTGTGCGACTCCTCGAAGCCACCGAGGGGCACCACCTGCTCCACCCGGCGGCGCGTCGAGTGCAGGTACGGCGCGTCGAGCACGTCGG
Proteins encoded in this region:
- a CDS encoding TerD family protein: MSVSLTKGGNVSLTKLAPGLTAVTVGLGWDVRTTTGTDFDLDASAILLNTAGKAVDDQHFVFFNNLTSPDGSVEHTGDNLTGAGEGDDEAIKVNLSGVSSAVEKIVFPVSIYDAATRSQSFGQVQNAFIRVVDQSNGAELARYDLSEDASTETAMVFGELYRNATEWKFRAVGQGYAEGLAGIARDFGVNV
- a CDS encoding HAD family hydrolase — its product is MTTPASAGTVAFSDLDRTLIYSRSAVDALGALADPPTSTTTCVEVYDGTPQSFVTDRAVPILVDLAATGRLVPTTTRTVEQFLRVRLPGPAPRYAICANGGHLLVDGVVDDDHHQDVVRRLGSGSAPLPEVLGEVTRLVAQATAEPAFVERVRVADDLFCYLVVDRDRLPAAWLEQLEGEAARHGWGVSLQGRKLYVVPTPLTKSSAADEVMQRTGAGRAVAAGDSLLDADLLEWASAAIRPRHGELADAGWIRPHVEVTSSVGVRAGEEIAVWLRGRVS
- a CDS encoding cysteine protease StiP family protein, with amino-acid sequence MTPAPLTGPAFGSYRADEVAWLLTDLSHVPLEAPTHEREEAIQRGQAHYAESLPIEYQPSEDYQQLFTQALSRSAAKVAYAVGLVTERVLQERGDRVVLASLARAGTPVGVLMRRWAQASHGLDPAHYTLSIVRGRGIDEVALRHLREHHDPADIAFVDGWTGKGAITRELAASVRAVNTVLGTRFSPDLAVLADPGECVRLHGTREDYLIPSACLNSTVSGLVSRTVLNADLIGPDDFHGAKFYAELAPADVSATFLDAVTAEFAGVAAAVAAAAAQPLPVEAPRWTGWASVEQISARYGIDDVNLVKPGVGETTRVLLRRVPWKVLVRPDALAEDGELAHVLLLARQRGVEIVPVPGLPFTCVGLIRPRTAPTA
- a CDS encoding phosphoribosyltransferase domain-containing protein — translated: MPLTDSPASTQVWPGEWVERVLDVHLHSGSSADGAPLTSLVGLAVRRNPRRAHLLVSRVLGKHVPTDPDVVHDGGRRLGALVAQALEAHRLTRLEGRPDRGRFVVLGYAETATALGHIVADVLDAPYLHSTRRRVEQVVPLGGFEESHSHAADHLLLPVDPQLLSALEGDGPLVLVDDEISTGSTALQTIAALQQTHPRAHYVLASLVDLRSLADRERMTAETASLGAAVDVVALATGSIDLPPDVLARGERVVTAQESICASPPPRGGLTGDVVRVVPRAAAWGPDVKEGGRHGFLPGDRAALEAAVTALAGEVATACGPGRRVHVLGFEELMYAPLRLAQALALELAGPDGAVVTSSTTTSSPILVVDDPGYPVRSALTFPAHDDPAGGPATRYAYNISAPASDPADRFDVVVLVVDARGDRPELTAPGGLVPQLARAADRVVLVVLPQHDPVGVPA